CTTCAACCTGTCCTACTGCGGCTTTGACCTCTAAGGGGGAACGCGCATGTATATATTTGATACCATCTTGAACCGGATGCGGCGCGGCTGCCAGACCATACCGTACCCCAAAGGCCCGGCCCCGGCCCTGCCCGACCGCCACGGCGGAGCCTTGCGCCTGGATGCCTCCCTCTGCCCCGAAGGCTGCGCCCAGTGCCAGGGCGTCTGCCCCACCAGGGCCATCACCCTGGAGCCGGGCCGGGGAGCGCGCCTTGATCTGGGCCGCTGCCTGTTCTGCGGGGACTGTGTGGCGGCTTGCCCGCATGGAGCCATCACCGAAACAAATGATCACCGTTTGGCCACGCGCCGCCGCGAGGACCTGATTCTTGGCGAAACGGGTGCGGAAGAATTGCGGTTGGCCGCAGCCCTGGACAAAAAAATGAAAAGCCTGCTCGGCCGGTCTCTGCGCCTGCGGCAGGTCAGCGCGGGCGGATGCGGTGCCTGCGAGGCGGACATCAACGTGCTCGGCACCATCGGCTGGGACCTGGGGCGTTTTGGCATCCAGTACGTGGCCTCGCCGCGCCATGCCGACGGCGTGCTCATCACCGGCCCCGTGACCAAAGGCATGGAGCTGGCCCTGCAGAAAACCTGGGCGGCCGTGCCCGAACCGCGCATCGCCATCGCGCTCGGCTCCTGCGCCATCAGCGGCGGCCCCTTTATCGGCCATTCCCAGCACAACGGCGGAGCAGACCCCATCATCCCCATAGACCTCTACATCCCCGGCTGCCCCCCGCATCCGCTGACCATCCTGGACGGGTTCCTGCGCCTGCTGGGACGACTGCCCAAACACAACCTGTAGCAGGCCGCCCAAAAACGGGGGGTCTGCCCAGTTCGCAGCCTGCGGGCAAACGCAGGGCGCGCGGCAAAAAAAAAAGGGCCGGAATCGCTTCCGGCCCTTTTATCATTCTGGAGTACGAACGGCTTAGTACATGCCGCCCATACCGCCCATGCCGCCACCGGGCATGGCCGGGGCAGCCTCTTCCTTGGGCTTCTCGGCGATGGCGCACTCGGTGGTCAGGAGCAGGGACGCGACGGAGGCGGCGTTCTGCAGAGCGATGCGGGTCACCTTCTTGGGATCGATGACGCCGGATTTCAGCAGGTCTTCGTATTCGCCGGTAGCGGCGTTGTAACCGAAGTCTTCCTTGCCGTGACGGACCTTGTCGATAACCACTGCGCCTTCAACGCCTGCGTTACCGCAGATCTGACGGATGGGCTCTTCGATGGCGCGACGGATAACCTGTACGCCGGCGGCCTCGTCGTCATCGGCGGGCTTGACGGCATCCAGGGCGGACTGGCAGCGCACCAGGGCGACGCCGCCGCCAGGCACGATGCCTTCTTCAACGGCAGCGCGGGTGGCGTTCAGGGCGTCTTCCACGCGGGCCTTCTTTTCCTTCATTTCGGTCTCGGTGGCTGCGCCAACGTTGATCACGGCAACGCCGCCAACGATCTTGGCCAGACGCTCCTGCAGCTTTTCGCGATCGTAATCGGAGGAGGTCTCCTCGATTTCGTTGCGGATCTGCTTCACGCGGGCCTTGATGGCTTCGGCTTCGCCGGCGCCGTCAACGATGGTGGTGTTTTCCTTGTCGATGACAACGCGCTTGGCGGAACCAAGCTGGTTCAGGGCGATGCTTTCGAGCTTGACGCCCAGATCATCGGAAACAACTTCGCCACCGGTCAGGATGGCGATATCCTGCAGCATGGCCTTGCGACGCTCGCCAAAGCCGGGAGCCTTGACGGCCACGACCTGCAGGGTGCCACGCAGCTTGTTGAC
This DNA window, taken from Desulfomicrobium sp. ZS1, encodes the following:
- a CDS encoding 4Fe-4S dicluster domain-containing protein, whose amino-acid sequence is MYIFDTILNRMRRGCQTIPYPKGPAPALPDRHGGALRLDASLCPEGCAQCQGVCPTRAITLEPGRGARLDLGRCLFCGDCVAACPHGAITETNDHRLATRRREDLILGETGAEELRLAAALDKKMKSLLGRSLRLRQVSAGGCGACEADINVLGTIGWDLGRFGIQYVASPRHADGVLITGPVTKGMELALQKTWAAVPEPRIAIALGSCAISGGPFIGHSQHNGGADPIIPIDLYIPGCPPHPLTILDGFLRLLGRLPKHNL
- the groL gene encoding chaperonin GroEL (60 kDa chaperone family; promotes refolding of misfolded polypeptides especially under stressful conditions; forms two stacked rings of heptamers to form a barrel-shaped 14mer; ends can be capped by GroES; misfolded proteins enter the barrel where they are refolded when GroES binds) yields the protein MAAKIIKFDAKAREKLKIGVDTLANAVKVTLGPKGRNVVIEKSFGSPIITKDGVTVAKEIELEDKFENMGAQMVKEVASKTSDIAGDGTTTATILAQAIFTEGIKLVAAGRNPMSIKRGIDKAVEAVIASLDKLAKPTRDQKEIAQVGTISANNDATIGNIIAEAMGKVGKEGVITVEEAKGLETNLDVVEGMQFDRGYLSPYFVTNPDKMVCEMDSPLILINEKKISNMKELLPVLEQAAKMGKPLVIIAEDIEGEALATLVVNKLRGTLQVVAVKAPGFGERRKAMLQDIAILTGGEVVSDDLGVKLESIALNQLGSAKRVVIDKENTTIVDGAGEAEAIKARVKQIRNEIEETSSDYDREKLQERLAKIVGGVAVINVGAATETEMKEKKARVEDALNATRAAVEEGIVPGGGVALVRCQSALDAVKPADDDEAAGVQVIRRAIEEPIRQICGNAGVEGAVVIDKVRHGKEDFGYNAATGEYEDLLKSGVIDPKKVTRIALQNAASVASLLLTTECAIAEKPKEEAAPAMPGGGMGGMGGMY